From Prosthecobacter sp., the proteins below share one genomic window:
- a CDS encoding DUF2314 domain-containing protein, with translation MSSPIYSSPRPEFDAAMQEAVAEARRTFKFFWRELYWESRRIVPGLDLACVKVPFSDPPGSRNDDGPEVEHMWINDDVFDGQNVQGTLINSPRWVRSVAEGDHITVPLSMVHDWLYVIGGRAYGGWTVNCMRLRMSDEERLSHDEAWGLDFGDPNQVLVVPDWSKSNPAAEKAGEHPMALNMLKSLEIHLKQHPEDSRSSDDAGWTQLHSFALAGSAASVQMLLAHGADPTAITNSGMTSQQMAEALGWEAVVNLFQNHPARVCLKDGRLGS, from the coding sequence ATGTCGTCACCCATCTACTCATCTCCTCGCCCAGAATTTGATGCCGCCATGCAGGAAGCAGTGGCTGAAGCACGCAGAACTTTTAAATTTTTCTGGCGTGAGTTGTACTGGGAAAGTCGCCGGATTGTTCCCGGACTTGATTTGGCTTGTGTAAAGGTTCCATTTTCAGATCCGCCTGGTTCGCGAAACGATGACGGACCTGAAGTTGAGCACATGTGGATCAATGATGATGTTTTCGACGGCCAGAATGTTCAAGGGACACTTATCAACTCTCCTCGTTGGGTGAGGTCAGTGGCCGAAGGAGATCATATTACAGTGCCGCTTAGCATGGTTCACGACTGGTTGTATGTGATCGGCGGCCGAGCCTACGGTGGCTGGACGGTCAATTGCATGCGCTTGCGCATGTCGGACGAAGAGCGCTTGTCGCATGATGAGGCATGGGGCTTGGATTTTGGCGACCCTAATCAAGTGCTGGTAGTGCCTGATTGGAGCAAAAGCAATCCTGCGGCAGAAAAGGCGGGTGAGCACCCCATGGCATTGAACATGCTGAAGTCGTTGGAGATCCACTTGAAACAGCATCCGGAAGACTCCAGATCGTCGGACGATGCTGGCTGGACTCAGCTCCATAGCTTCGCACTGGCTGGCTCCGCTGCCAGTGTGCAGATGTTACTGGCTCATGGAGCGGACCCCACTGCCATAACCAATTCTGGCATGACCTCACAGCAAATGGCCGAAGCATTGGGTTGGGAAGCAGTAGTGAATCTTTTCCAAAATCACCCTGCCCGAGTTTGTCTGAAAGATGGCCGGCTTGGATCGTAG
- a CDS encoding radical SAM protein produces MNMPVLDLEASKVPAMGYDGFDERPFLVFWEITRACALACKHCRAEAQSHRHPDELNREESSRLIRQLAELKPPMLILTGGDPLMRTDALELVREATDAGLHVSLSPSATARLIHADFHEIKAAGVERISLSLDGATRETHDAFRGVAGTFDRTIAAVHRAHAADLSVQINTTLTRGNLREYEAFKQLMFELKPAMWSVFLLVPTGRAGIDDLPDPQDIEFIFRDMASLVGKAPFAVKTTEGHHFRRVVIQSLGATTGKHRPGMRSPLGIRDGRGVMFISHTGVVSPSGFLPFDCGNVREEHPADIYRGHPLFVSLRDNDALGGKCGRCEFRAVCGGSRARAYGVSGDPFAEDPACVYQPRAQATASCTAPV; encoded by the coding sequence ATGAACATGCCCGTTTTGGATCTGGAAGCCTCGAAGGTGCCCGCGATGGGTTACGACGGTTTCGATGAACGCCCGTTTCTCGTCTTCTGGGAGATCACGCGGGCTTGTGCGTTGGCCTGCAAGCACTGCCGGGCCGAAGCGCAATCGCACCGGCATCCCGATGAATTGAATCGCGAGGAATCGAGTCGCCTCATCCGGCAATTGGCCGAGTTGAAACCGCCCATGCTCATCCTCACCGGTGGTGATCCGTTGATGCGCACGGATGCGCTCGAACTGGTGCGCGAAGCGACCGACGCAGGCCTGCATGTGAGCCTCAGCCCATCGGCGACGGCGCGGCTGATTCACGCTGACTTTCACGAAATCAAAGCTGCTGGCGTGGAGCGCATTTCGCTGAGCCTGGATGGGGCCACGCGGGAAACGCACGATGCCTTTCGTGGTGTCGCAGGCACCTTTGATCGCACTATTGCGGCGGTGCATCGCGCCCATGCGGCCGATTTGAGCGTGCAGATCAACACGACACTCACGCGTGGCAATCTGCGCGAGTATGAGGCCTTCAAGCAGCTCATGTTCGAGCTGAAACCGGCCATGTGGAGCGTCTTTCTGCTCGTGCCGACTGGTCGTGCAGGCATCGACGATCTGCCGGACCCGCAGGACATCGAGTTCATCTTCCGCGACATGGCCTCGCTCGTCGGCAAGGCTCCGTTCGCGGTCAAAACAACGGAAGGACATCACTTCCGCCGCGTGGTGATTCAATCGCTGGGGGCCACGACTGGCAAACACCGTCCGGGCATGCGCTCACCGCTCGGCATCCGTGACGGACGCGGCGTGATGTTCATCTCGCACACCGGCGTCGTGTCACCGAGCGGGTTCCTGCCTTTCGACTGCGGCAATGTGCGCGAGGAGCACCCGGCGGACATCTACCGCGGTCATCCGTTGTTTGTGTCGCTGCGCGACAACGACGCCCTGGGTGGCAAATGCGGGCGCTGCGAGTTCCGCGCGGTTTGCGGTGGTTCGCGAGCGCGGGCTTATGGCGTCAGTGGTGATCCGTTCGCCGAAGATCCGGCGTGTGTTTATCAGCCGAGAGCACAGGCTACGGCTTCTTGTACGGCGCCCGTTTGA
- a CDS encoding sulfatase, which produces MHSFTTFIAFHFVLCSSLFALAKQPNVIIILADDLGYGDLGCYGHPKFKTPRIDQMASEGARLTQFNTPAPFCAPTRASLMTGRYPFRCGMTQNPAPDGGPAADALAMPKSEITLAQVLKSAGYATGMVGKWHLGHKPGSLPTECGFDEYYGIPYSNDMRPVQVLEGTEVVEYPVVQATLTTRYAKRAADFIQRNAKKPFFLYFAEAMPHKPLAVSEKNDKKSGAGLYGDALADLDDSVGAVLDALKQNGLDDNTLVFFTSDNGAWFGGSCGGLRGMKGTNYEGGYRVPMIARWPGKIPAGHVSHELGVMMDLFATVLHVTGVKLPDDRVLDGRNILPLLTSAAKSPHEFIFGHQNSKLATIRDARWKLHLLPASQMKLKPGPDGKWLDPRTPDGVTILAPFEQYNIDAHPGLTTGVEPAKMQLFDLQNDPGEQVDVAAQHPDEVKRLQAAHDVMNKDVPAVEEVKRAPYKKP; this is translated from the coding sequence ATGCATTCCTTCACCACGTTTATCGCTTTTCACTTCGTCCTTTGCTCTTCGCTCTTCGCCTTGGCGAAGCAGCCGAACGTGATCATCATCCTTGCCGATGACCTAGGCTACGGCGACCTCGGCTGCTACGGCCATCCGAAGTTCAAAACACCGCGCATTGACCAGATGGCGTCGGAAGGAGCGCGGCTGACACAGTTCAACACGCCTGCGCCGTTTTGCGCACCGACGCGCGCCTCGCTCATGACAGGCCGGTATCCCTTCCGCTGCGGCATGACGCAGAACCCCGCGCCAGACGGTGGACCCGCCGCTGATGCGCTGGCGATGCCAAAATCGGAGATCACGCTGGCGCAGGTGCTCAAATCAGCGGGCTATGCCACCGGCATGGTCGGCAAATGGCATCTCGGTCACAAACCCGGCTCGCTGCCCACCGAGTGCGGCTTCGATGAGTATTACGGCATCCCCTACTCGAACGACATGCGGCCCGTGCAGGTGCTCGAAGGCACCGAGGTCGTCGAATACCCCGTCGTGCAGGCCACGCTGACCACGCGCTATGCGAAACGCGCCGCCGACTTCATCCAGCGGAATGCGAAGAAGCCCTTCTTCCTCTACTTCGCCGAAGCGATGCCGCACAAGCCGCTCGCCGTCTCCGAAAAGAACGACAAGAAAAGCGGCGCGGGCCTCTACGGCGATGCCTTGGCCGACCTTGATGACAGTGTGGGCGCGGTGCTCGATGCGCTGAAGCAAAACGGCCTCGACGACAACACGCTCGTGTTTTTCACCAGCGACAACGGCGCATGGTTCGGCGGAAGCTGCGGCGGCCTGCGCGGCATGAAGGGCACCAACTACGAAGGCGGCTACCGCGTGCCCATGATCGCCCGCTGGCCCGGAAAAATCCCCGCTGGTCATGTCAGCCACGAACTCGGCGTGATGATGGACCTCTTTGCCACCGTTCTGCACGTCACCGGCGTGAAGCTGCCCGATGACCGCGTGCTCGACGGCCGCAACATCCTCCCGCTGCTCACCAGCGCCGCCAAATCACCGCACGAGTTCATCTTCGGTCATCAGAATTCCAAGCTCGCCACCATCCGCGATGCACGCTGGAAGCTGCATCTCCTGCCCGCCAGCCAGATGAAGCTCAAACCTGGACCGGACGGCAAGTGGCTCGATCCACGCACACCCGATGGCGTCACCATCCTCGCCCCCTTCGAGCAATACAACATCGATGCCCATCCTGGCCTCACCACCGGCGTCGAACCTGCGAAGATGCAGCTCTTTGATCTTCAGAACGATCCCGGCGAGCAAGTCGATGTCGCCGCGCAACATCCCGACGAAGTGAAGCGACTCCAAGCCGCTCACGATGTCATGAACAAGGACGTTCCCGCTGTCGAGGAGGTCAAACGGGCGCCGTACAAGAAGCCGTAG
- a CDS encoding ThuA domain-containing protein, translating into MQRLTLLLLFIVSQTLAADPARVLIVVGPSKHPPGSHEVAAGGRVMKHCVETMANVPGVKADVVETWPDKALRDAASTVVFIGDTFPAGRFPNPQQSLADLDAMMQRGCGIVCVHYATGLLGEDVTPEGDHPLLRWLGGYFANRSCPHHESFARIFSAATITPAAAQHPITRGWKEFTLHDEPYINNYFGKGENKLAPNVTAIATSMLPPEAPKRETVAWCVERADGGRGFGIVMPHFYKNWTNEDLRRCILNAIVWTAKLNVPAEGVQTTLFDLKEFQPVSVDYVPPPPKPKKAGIK; encoded by the coding sequence ATGCAACGTCTCACCCTCCTTCTGCTGTTCATCGTCTCGCAGACTCTCGCCGCCGATCCAGCGCGCGTGCTCATCGTCGTCGGCCCCAGCAAGCATCCACCGGGATCGCACGAAGTCGCGGCGGGCGGACGAGTGATGAAGCACTGCGTCGAAACGATGGCAAATGTGCCCGGCGTGAAAGCCGATGTGGTCGAGACGTGGCCGGACAAGGCCCTGCGTGATGCCGCATCGACCGTCGTGTTCATCGGTGACACCTTTCCCGCTGGGCGCTTCCCGAATCCGCAGCAGAGTCTCGCGGATCTCGATGCGATGATGCAGCGCGGCTGTGGCATCGTGTGCGTTCACTACGCCACAGGCCTGCTTGGCGAGGACGTCACGCCTGAAGGCGATCATCCGTTGCTACGCTGGCTCGGCGGCTACTTCGCCAATCGTTCCTGTCCGCATCACGAATCCTTCGCGCGCATTTTCAGTGCAGCCACCATCACGCCAGCGGCAGCGCAGCATCCCATCACGCGCGGCTGGAAGGAATTCACGCTGCACGACGAGCCCTACATCAACAACTACTTCGGCAAAGGCGAGAACAAGCTCGCGCCAAACGTCACCGCCATCGCGACATCTATGCTGCCACCCGAAGCACCGAAGCGCGAAACCGTCGCCTGGTGTGTCGAGCGCGCCGATGGTGGACGCGGCTTCGGCATCGTGATGCCGCACTTCTACAAGAACTGGACCAACGAAGACCTCCGCCGCTGCATCCTTAACGCCATCGTCTGGACCGCGAAGCTCAACGTGCCCGCCGAAGGTGTGCAGACTACGCTGTTCGATCTGAAGGAATTCCAACCCGTGTCCGTGGACTATGTGCCGCCGCCCCCGAAGCCAAAGAAAGCGGGAATCAAATGA
- a CDS encoding right-handed parallel beta-helix repeat-containing protein has product MKTIAILATLFLSASFAADAPELAGTRGKVGTLENPKLVHRLEITRPGVYENFRVDAQGKGGNIVKITADDVTLRNCEIFNSSGNGVGVFGTRVVIENCRIHHLLSGTFEDQHDAHGITGRWGDVTIRNCDISHISGDCVQFDPDRKSRGSLTIEHCHLWAGPLEADAPGFKAGQSPGENAFDSKTMPDGERNKLIIRHCHMHGWSQPSQIQNRAALNLKEHIEALVSRCVFDDNEIAIRARGPGGRGDARVTIQDCAIYNTQVGVRAEDKIEQFKISGMAWDPDVQSRIERHGGKDLPGYENTGEHEAPPINDLVAKPKP; this is encoded by the coding sequence ATGAAAACGATCGCAATTCTAGCCACGCTTTTCCTGTCGGCATCCTTCGCCGCCGACGCGCCAGAACTTGCCGGCACCCGTGGCAAGGTGGGCACACTGGAGAATCCGAAGCTCGTTCACCGGCTCGAAATCACGAGGCCGGGCGTGTATGAGAACTTCCGCGTCGATGCACAGGGCAAAGGCGGCAACATCGTCAAAATCACCGCGGACGACGTCACACTGCGAAATTGCGAGATCTTCAATAGCAGCGGTAATGGCGTCGGTGTGTTCGGCACGCGAGTCGTTATCGAAAACTGCCGCATCCATCACCTGCTGAGCGGCACGTTCGAGGATCAGCACGACGCGCATGGCATCACCGGCCGCTGGGGCGATGTGACGATCCGCAATTGCGACATCTCGCACATCTCCGGCGACTGTGTTCAGTTTGATCCAGATCGCAAATCGCGCGGCAGCCTCACGATTGAGCATTGTCATCTCTGGGCCGGGCCGCTGGAGGCGGATGCGCCAGGATTCAAAGCGGGACAGAGTCCGGGTGAGAACGCCTTTGACTCGAAAACGATGCCGGATGGCGAACGCAACAAGCTCATCATCCGCCATTGCCACATGCACGGCTGGAGCCAGCCTTCGCAGATTCAGAACCGTGCCGCTTTGAATCTGAAGGAGCATATCGAGGCGCTGGTGAGCCGCTGCGTCTTCGACGACAACGAGATCGCCATCCGTGCGCGTGGCCCCGGAGGACGCGGGGACGCTCGAGTCACGATCCAAGACTGCGCGATCTACAACACACAGGTCGGTGTGCGGGCGGAAGACAAGATCGAGCAGTTCAAGATCAGCGGCATGGCATGGGACCCGGACGTGCAGTCACGCATCGAACGCCACGGAGGCAAGGATTTGCCTGGCTATGAGAACACCGGCGAACACGAAGCGCCTCCGATCAACGACCTCGTCGCTAAACCCAAACCCTGA
- a CDS encoding HPP family protein translates to MNFLTKIRGDSAALPPHASGKSVALAFVGGFLAIAVIALLAQSLHVALVLGSFGASCVLVFGYPEVPFSQPRNVIAGHLFSTLIGLVFVHLCGPHWWSVALAVGSAIAMMMLTRTVHPPAGSNPVIVFLMQPGWGFALFPTLAGAVLLVLVALVFHNVTRETRWPKYW, encoded by the coding sequence ATGAACTTCCTCACCAAAATTCGCGGCGATTCCGCCGCCCTTCCTCCGCATGCGTCGGGCAAATCTGTCGCGCTTGCCTTTGTCGGCGGCTTTCTCGCCATCGCGGTCATCGCATTGCTGGCGCAGAGTTTGCACGTCGCACTCGTGCTGGGATCGTTCGGCGCGAGCTGTGTACTCGTCTTTGGCTATCCTGAAGTGCCGTTCAGCCAGCCGAGGAATGTGATCGCCGGACATTTGTTTAGCACGCTCATCGGGCTGGTGTTTGTGCATCTGTGCGGTCCGCACTGGTGGAGCGTGGCGCTCGCGGTCGGCAGTGCCATCGCGATGATGATGCTCACGCGCACCGTGCATCCACCGGCAGGCTCGAATCCGGTGATCGTTTTTCTCATGCAGCCGGGATGGGGCTTCGCGTTGTTCCCGACGCTCGCTGGGGCCGTGTTGCTCGTGTTGGTGGCCCTGGTCTTCCACAACGTCACCCGTGAGACCCGCTGGCCGAAGTATTGGTAA
- a CDS encoding GH25 family lysozyme has product MHRLILVPLLCLLAQCAPQPGSTPGGLPPHSWGMPQIINVSAYDPKERQRNGSGYSEHDVSALRANGASALIARAGKGGNLDEKCANFLSSADRAGMLPGVYYRVQRHVDAVAQADQFVNRAMALARSRSWNAPALLLCGDFDGNLPLSAIVRFMDRVEARTGVVPVAYLENSTQLKQTLSRADAATKAKLRRMPYWLALYAHDSGAGPVYPAPGNPNGLLKQYDVWSNWTLWQYGGVDWQGGRSRPKVYNHGRYRFSPFFGNLDRPTERNVFHGSHAALAAFWQQHGLRLR; this is encoded by the coding sequence ATGCATCGCCTGATCCTCGTCCCGCTCCTCTGCCTCCTCGCACAATGCGCCCCCCAGCCAGGCAGCACGCCCGGCGGCCTTCCGCCGCATTCGTGGGGCATGCCGCAAATCATCAATGTGTCGGCCTACGATCCGAAGGAGCGTCAGCGAAACGGCAGTGGCTACTCGGAGCATGACGTTTCGGCGTTGCGCGCGAATGGCGCGAGCGCGCTGATCGCTCGTGCGGGCAAAGGCGGGAACCTTGATGAGAAATGCGCGAACTTCCTCTCCTCCGCAGATCGGGCGGGAATGCTGCCCGGTGTCTATTATCGAGTGCAGCGGCATGTCGATGCGGTGGCGCAGGCGGATCAGTTCGTGAACCGGGCCATGGCTCTGGCCCGCAGTCGGTCCTGGAATGCACCAGCACTGCTGCTCTGCGGCGACTTCGACGGCAATCTGCCGCTCTCGGCCATTGTGCGCTTCATGGATCGCGTGGAGGCACGCACCGGCGTCGTTCCGGTCGCGTATCTGGAGAACAGCACGCAGCTCAAACAAACACTCAGCCGGGCCGATGCCGCCACGAAGGCCAAACTGCGCCGCATGCCTTACTGGCTCGCCCTTTATGCGCACGACAGCGGTGCGGGGCCTGTGTATCCCGCTCCGGGCAATCCGAACGGTCTGCTCAAACAATACGACGTGTGGTCGAATTGGACGCTGTGGCAATACGGCGGTGTCGATTGGCAAGGTGGTCGCTCACGGCCCAAAGTTTACAACCACGGCCGCTACCGCTTCTCGCCCTTCTTTGGCAATCTCGACCGCCCGACCGAGCGAAACGTCTTCCACGGCTCGCACGCCGCGCTGGCCGCGTTCTGGCAGCAGCACGGGCTGCGACTTCGCTGA
- a CDS encoding sulfatase: MLRPLILLFASAFVIPHSSFSAQPNVLVILADDLGWSDTTLHGTTTLYQTPNLERLAKRGMTFTRAYSASPLCSPTRSALLTGQSPTRTGITVPNCHVPQVVLQATTGKKAPVDQKAIQPDPVTRLKTEYRTLAETLKDAGYSTAHFGKWHLGPEPYSPLQQGFDVDLPHHPGPGPAGSFVAPWKFANFKEKSPSEHIEDRMAVEAVAWMEQQKAKPFYLNYWMFSVHAPFDAKKANIEMHRARIDPKDAQRSPTYAAMIQSMDDAIGTLLDGLDKLKLADNTIIIFTADNGGNMYNEVDGTTPTSNRPLRGGKATMFEGGTRVPCVVVWPGIAASGSRSDAIIQSEDYYPTLLEGLALKPADGQRFDGHSILPALKGDALAGKAVFQYFPHNPGVPDWLPPSVSVHRDDWKLIRIFHGGEKGAHRHLLFNLRDDLGEKNNLAAQKPELVTELDAMIEKFLSDTKAVVPVPNQAFDPSKYRPELEGKQQPKGKAKAPTKPASKGKDDGDPALQGWKARDCKASVKDGILRITNIGSECFLGFSAGKHSGPTTAKFRIKAKAGTNHFDWLPGGVGSQQQRTDFTLRGGDWEEITVELPAEGLLGIVRLYLPMQEQPVEIDWIELASKNGGKPTRTGF; encoded by the coding sequence ATGCTTCGTCCTCTTATCCTCCTCTTTGCTTCGGCATTCGTCATTCCGCATTCGTCATTTTCGGCGCAGCCGAACGTGCTCGTCATTCTCGCCGACGATCTCGGCTGGAGTGACACGACACTCCATGGCACGACGACACTTTACCAGACTCCGAACCTCGAGCGGCTGGCGAAGCGGGGGATGACCTTCACGCGGGCGTATTCGGCGAGTCCGTTGTGCTCGCCGACGCGGTCGGCCTTGCTCACGGGGCAAAGTCCGACACGCACCGGCATCACGGTGCCGAACTGCCATGTGCCGCAGGTCGTTTTGCAGGCGACGACGGGCAAGAAGGCTCCAGTGGATCAAAAAGCCATCCAACCTGATCCGGTGACGCGATTGAAGACGGAGTATCGCACGCTGGCGGAGACGCTGAAGGATGCGGGCTATTCGACGGCGCATTTTGGGAAGTGGCACCTGGGGCCGGAGCCGTATTCGCCGCTTCAGCAGGGCTTTGATGTCGATCTGCCGCATCATCCGGGGCCGGGGCCTGCGGGCAGTTTTGTGGCACCGTGGAAGTTTGCGAACTTCAAAGAGAAGTCGCCCAGCGAGCACATTGAGGACCGCATGGCAGTGGAGGCGGTGGCGTGGATGGAGCAGCAGAAGGCGAAGCCGTTTTACCTGAACTACTGGATGTTCAGCGTGCATGCACCCTTCGATGCGAAGAAGGCGAACATCGAGATGCATCGCGCCCGCATTGATCCGAAGGACGCGCAGCGCAGCCCCACCTACGCCGCGATGATCCAGAGCATGGACGACGCGATCGGCACGCTGCTCGATGGGCTCGATAAGCTCAAGCTGGCCGACAACACGATCATCATCTTCACCGCCGACAACGGCGGGAACATGTATAACGAAGTGGACGGCACCACGCCCACCAGCAATCGCCCGCTGCGCGGTGGCAAGGCGACGATGTTTGAAGGCGGCACGCGGGTGCCATGTGTGGTGGTGTGGCCCGGAATCGCCGCTTCGGGCAGTCGCAGTGACGCGATCATTCAAAGCGAGGACTACTATCCAACGCTGCTCGAAGGTCTCGCTTTGAAACCGGCCGACGGGCAGCGATTTGATGGTCACAGCATTCTTCCCGCGCTGAAGGGCGATGCGCTAGCCGGAAAAGCCGTCTTCCAATACTTCCCACACAATCCTGGCGTGCCGGACTGGCTGCCACCGAGTGTTTCCGTGCATCGCGATGACTGGAAGCTCATCCGCATCTTCCACGGCGGCGAAAAGGGCGCGCATCGTCATCTGCTCTTCAACTTGCGGGATGATCTCGGCGAAAAAAACAACCTCGCGGCGCAGAAGCCCGAACTCGTCACTGAACTCGATGCGATGATCGAGAAGTTTCTCTCCGATACGAAGGCCGTCGTGCCCGTGCCCAATCAAGCGTTTGATCCGTCGAAATATCGCCCCGAACTCGAAGGCAAGCAGCAGCCGAAGGGCAAAGCGAAAGCGCCCACGAAGCCCGCCTCCAAAGGCAAGGACGATGGCGATCCCGCGCTGCAAGGCTGGAAGGCCCGTGATTGCAAAGCGTCGGTCAAAGACGGCATCCTGCGCATCACGAACATTGGGTCCGAGTGCTTCCTCGGCTTCTCGGCTGGCAAACACAGCGGACCCACGACCGCGAAGTTCCGCATCAAGGCCAAAGCCGGCACCAACCACTTCGACTGGCTGCCTGGCGGTGTCGGTAGCCAACAGCAGCGAACCGATTTCACGCTCCGAGGCGGCGACTGGGAGGAAATCACCGTCGAACTGCCCGCCGAAGGCCTGCTCGGCATCGTGCGGCTCTATTTGCCGATGCAGGAGCAGCCGGTGGAGATCGACTGGATCGAGCTTGCTTCAAAAAACGGCGGCAAACCAACGCGAACGGGGTTTTGA
- a CDS encoding PaeR7I family type II restriction endonuclease, whose product MPLDLANYELRTQAAVKTFWTGRYDAVQKQTASGKADQGERAAVTSGKNMNGFIALVRDLVHANGLKGAEIHLDRKALSLPGYFRPTKLWDMVIIDRGTLVAALEFKSQVGPSFGNNFNNRAEESIGTAHDFWTAYREGALGDIPRPFLGWLMLVEDAPSSRSPVRDASPHFPVFPDFRDASYIERYHILCKRLVQEQLYTAATTLASPRTAIKDGAFTGFNDQTSLSAFVTTLAGHIAAAAAR is encoded by the coding sequence ATGCCTCTCGATCTCGCCAACTACGAACTTCGCACTCAAGCTGCGGTGAAGACTTTCTGGACGGGACGATATGATGCCGTTCAAAAGCAGACGGCATCCGGCAAAGCCGATCAAGGCGAACGCGCGGCCGTCACGTCTGGCAAAAACATGAATGGCTTCATCGCCTTGGTGCGTGATCTCGTCCATGCGAACGGATTAAAGGGCGCGGAGATTCATCTCGACCGCAAAGCGCTCAGCTTGCCCGGCTACTTCCGACCAACGAAGCTCTGGGACATGGTGATCATTGATCGCGGCACGCTCGTCGCAGCGCTGGAATTCAAATCGCAAGTTGGGCCATCCTTTGGCAACAACTTCAACAACCGCGCTGAAGAATCCATCGGCACAGCGCACGACTTCTGGACCGCCTACCGTGAAGGCGCTCTCGGCGACATCCCGCGCCCGTTTCTCGGCTGGCTGATGCTCGTCGAGGACGCTCCAAGCTCTCGCAGCCCTGTTCGCGATGCCTCACCGCACTTCCCCGTCTTTCCTGACTTCCGCGATGCGTCCTACATCGAGCGCTATCACATTCTCTGCAAACGCCTGGTTCAAGAGCAGCTCTACACCGCCGCTACCACTCTCGCCTCACCGCGCACCGCTATCAAAGACGGAGCATTCACGGGTTTCAACGACCAGACCAGCCTGAGCGCCTTCGTGACGACCTTAGCAGGCCACATCGCTGCTGCCGCAGCTCGATGA